The DNA sequence CCGCAGCCGCGTGCGGACGGACGTGGACAAGCAGCAGCGCGAATATCTGCTGCGCCAGCAGATGAAAATCATCCAGGACGAACTGGGCGAAAGCGAAAGCGCCGGCGACGACGTGCAGGAACTTCGCAGCCGGGCCGAAAAGAAAGAACTTCCGGACTATGTGCGAGAAACGCTGGACAAGGAAATAACGCGTCTGGCGCGCTCCAACCCTGCCTCCCCGGATTATGCCGTCACGCGCAACTACCTGGACTGGTTGCTGGAACTGCCGTGGCTCGAATATTCGAAAGATGACCTGGATATTACACGGGCCGCCGAGGTACTCGACGAAGATCACTACGGACTGGATCAGGTCAAAAAGCGTATTCTGGAATATCTCGCGGTCCTGCACCTGAAAGGCGACATGAAAGCGCCCATTCTTTGCCTGCACGGCCCCCCCGGGGTCGGCAAAACGAGTCTGGGCAAAAGCATTGCCCGCGCCATCGGGCGCGAATTCGTGCGGATGAGCCTCGGCGGGATCCGGGACGAGGCGGAAATTCGCGGTCACCGGCGCACCTACGTGGCAGCGCTTCCCGGACGGATCATCCAGGGAATCAAAAAGGCGGGAGTCAACAACCCCGTCTTCATGCTGGACGAAGTAGACAAGATAGGGGCGGATTTTCGGGGCGATCCGTCAAGCGCCCTTCTTGAAGTGTTGGATCCGGAGCAAAACGACAATTTCAACGACCACTACATAGAACTGGACTACGACCTGTCAAAGGTCTTCTTCATCGCGACGGCGAATTTTCCGGAAATGATTCCCGGCCCCCTTCGGGACCGCATGGAGAGTATCGAAATCACCGGATACACCCAGGAAGAGAAGCTCCGGATCGCGAAGCAATACCTCGTGCCCCGTCAATTGGAGCATAACGGCCTCACGGCGGAACAAATGACCTTCGAAGATGAGGCCATCGGCACCATCATCGATGGATACACCCGCGAATCGGGCGTGCGCAAGCTGGAACGCACGATAGGCGCCGTAGCCCGGGGAGTCGCCAAGCAGATAGCCACGGGTGAAGCAGCCTCCGCAACGATCCGGGCGAAGGATCTTGAAAATTACCTGGGTGGGCGCAAGCATTTTCCGGAGGTTGCCCAACGCACGGAAGTCCCCGGCGTGGCAACGGGTTTGGCCTGGACTCCGGTAGGCGGAGATATTCTTTTTATAGAAGCATCCGTATCCCGGGGAAACGGGAAACAGGTCCTGACCGGCAAACTGGGCGAAGTAATGAAAGAATCCGCCCAGGCCGCTCTTTCGTATGTCAAATCACGCGCAGATACGCTCGGCATTCCGGAAGATGCGTTCCGGCACTGGGACGTACACGTCCATGTGCCTGCAGGGGCGGTGCCGAAAGACGGGCCGTCTGCCGGCGCCGCCATGCTGAGCGCACTGGTATCTATCTATACACAGCGACGTGTCCGGCATGATGTGGCCATGACCGGTGAAATCACCCTGCGCGGACTGGTTCTGCCGGTTGGAGGCATCAAGGAGAAAGTACTGGCTGCAAGACGTGCAGGTATCCGAACCGTGGTGCTTCCGGACAAGAACGAAAAGGACATCAAGGAAATTGCCGACGGCGCGCTGGAAGGCCTGGAAATCCTTTTTGCCCATCGGGTAGAGGATGTTCTCGATCAGGTGCTGGAGGAAAAACCGGTCACTGATGTGCAGGAGATGTTCTGCATCTCTCCTGAGGAGAAGCATGCCGAAAAACCGACTGCACAGGATGCCAATGGCTCGACAGTGGTGGATGTGGACGTAGAGATTGCCTGACGGGACATCTCACCCGTTCGGCAAACGGATGCCCTGAAAATATCGTGTCATTCCTCGTCAAGGACCCGGGCATCCTCGATATTCGGATCCCGTCCCTCTTTGAAGGCTTTTTCAGCATCCGTGTAGATGTCGGCAGCCCGCCGGGCCGCAGCGCTGATCGCGCCGGTAGTAAGTCGGGCGGCAAGACCGCCAAGACATACGAGTCTGCCGAGCATATTGAGCTGCTCGAACTCGACCAGACGCTCTTCCGGACGTTCTTCCGCCTCGCTCATGACGACGCGGGGTCGGCATCAACGGCCTGTTCCTCGTCTCCCTCTGAATCCTCTTCCCCGGAAGCAGCGTCTCCGCTCGAACGCTTTCTGAACATATCCTCGACTTCGTGCGAGAGCGCCTGCCCTAACTGCTGAAGACTGCACACTACCGCAGCCGCCGCATCCGACGCCGACATATCCTCCTCACGCCCTTCCGAACGCTTGCTGAGAATATCTTCGATTTCCTGTGAGAGCGCCTGCCCGAATTGCTGAAAACCCCGCACTACCGTAGACGATGCAGCCTCCGCAAGAAAAACAACCTTTTCCTGAGGGGAAAGCGCATCGAAATCGGAGCGGATGCGTTGATACTCTTCGTTCCTGTTCTCTTTGCCGTTGTCGCTCATGACCTTTTTCAGAAGATAGATGTTACAGCGCCTTTACACGATGAGTCTACCTGCCTTTTGTAGACAGAAGATATACGCACAGGTTCCACAACCGCCTCCCTATGCCCGGCGCCCATGAATGCTTCGCCTGACACGGATAGCGCCCGGAATACGTCCCCTGTCGACCTTGTAGCGGGGACGGTTATTCGATCGACAGGCAGCTGGTGCGACGTACGCACCGGCGAGGAAACGATTCCTGCAAGAGTGCGGGGACGGTTTCAACTCGGAGAACAGGGCGCTACCAGCCCGGTCGCTGTCGGAGACCGGGTCATGGTGAAGCGAAATGCGGACGCCACCGGGGTCATCACACAGATTCATGAGCGCAAGAATCAGCTCGGGCGGCGCGCCGCCGGACGCCGCGTGGGACGCGAGCATATTCTGGTCGCGAATATCGATTGCGTATGGATCGTACAATCAATCCGGTTACCCCGCCCGAATCCGGGTTTTGTCGACCGGGTGCTGGTTACGGCGGAAGCGAACGAAATTCCGGCGGGTATTGTACTCAACAAGTCGGATCTGATCCAGGAGGAACACGCCGGGATCATTGCGGAACTGCGCAATAACTACGCCCGCATCGGGTATCCCATCCTGACGGTCAGCGCCAAAACCGGGGAAGGCATGGAAGCGCTCAGAGAGCATCTTGCCGGAAAAACAAGCGTATTCACCGGACCGTCCGGGGTTGGAAAATCTTCGCTGATCAATGTGCTCGAACCCGGTCTCGATATCAAAACGTCGCATGTCAGCACAAAAACGCAAAAAGGGCGTCATACGACCGCCTACGCCACGCTCTTCTCCCTGAAAAGCGGCGGCTACATTGTCGACACCCCGGGCATCCGTGAGTTCGGTGTCCTGTATATAGATCCCTGGGAGTTGTCGCACTATTTTATCGAGTTCAAGCCCTACCTCGAGGCTTGCCGATTTCCCACCTGTACCCATGATCACGAACCGGACTGCACGGTCAAGCAAGGCGTAACGGAAGGCGGCATTTCCGAGCAACGCTACCGGAGCTACCTGAATATCCTCGACACCATCCGTCTCGGGGACAAGGATGTAGGGCGCTAAACGGCAAGGGCCGCATCCGGATTTTCCGATCCCGGTTACTTAGGGTCTGTTACCACTATGCAGCAGCGCTCTGCGGGGCCTACTTCTTTGCCGGCCGCTTTTTGCGTGATCCACCCCGTGCGCCTTTTTTGGCGCCCGCCTTTGCGGCCAGCAGTTCGAGCGCCTTTTCCAGAGTGATTTCCTCAGGAGATACGCCTTTCGGGAGCGAGGCATTGGTCTTGCCGTGCTTCACATAGGGACCGTACCGCCCTTCCCGCACATCGACCGGATCGCCGCTTTCCGGATGATTTCCCAACACCCGAAGCGGACCCGCCGCCTTCCCGGATTGCGCCAGAAGGGCAAGGGCGCGATCCAGTCCTACAACAAGGACGTCGTCCGCTTCCGTAAGCGAAACGAAGGCTCGTTCGTGCTGCACATAGGGGCCATACCGACCGATATTTGCGAGAACCGGTTTGCCCGTCCCGGGATGCTTGCCCAGCGCCCGCGGCAACTCCAGGAGCGCAAGCGCCATCTCCGGATCCACGGCATCCATAGGCGTTCCCTTGGGCAACGAAACACGCCTGGGCTTGCCTTTCACCTCCTCTGTCCGGCCCAGTTGCACGTAGGGACCATAGGGACCGCTGCGAACCAGTACATCCAGCCCTTCATCCGGATGCTTGCAGATCGTACGCTCTTCGTTTCCCTCGGAGGACGTCTCAAGCAAGGCGCGCAGATCTTCTGCAGCGATATCGCCAGGCGGTAACTCCCTGGGCACAGAGGCGCGAACGGAGGCACCGTCCACCTCCCCTTCCACGTACGGACCGTATCTTCCTACCCGTACGACCATTCCATCCCATTTCGGCGAACGGACCGTCGATATCTTTCGGGGGTCAATACCCTCCTGCCCGGCCTGCACCTGCTCGACAAGTCCCCCATCACCGAGATAAAAATGCTCAAGCCACCCCGCCGATGTACGATCTCCCGTCGCAATGTCATCCAGAATCTGTTCCATGCCTGCAGTAAATCCCACATCGACCAGTTGTTCAAACTGGTCTTCGAGTAGCTGGACGGCTGCAAACGCCGTAAACGTGGGCGCCAGCTGCGACCCGTTGCGGCGCACATAGTCGCGGCGGACAATCGTTTCGATAATCGAAGCATAGGTGCTGGGCCGTCCGATACCCTCCTTTTCAAGCATCCGGACCAGCGTGGCCTCCGTGTAGCGGGCAGGAGGCTTCGTCTCGTGCGCTACGGTTTCCACCTTGCGGCAATCCGGCTGGTCGCCTTCGGCCATCTGCGGCAATGGATTGTCGCGGTCCTCGAGCGCAGCCTCCGGATCGTCGGACCCTTCCACATAGGCCCGGTAGAACCCGGGAAATTCGATCCGCTTTCCTGATGCCCGGAACCGGGCCGCTTCTTCTCCTTCACCGGCTTCGATACGAACCGTCACCCTGCGCACCCGCGCATCGGCCATCTGGCCGGCTACCGTACGTTTCCAGATAAGATCGTACAGGGCGCCCTCGGCGCCGCTCAAACCCAGTTCGTCCCTGGTTTTCATGGCGCTGCCGGCAGGTCGAATCGCCTCATGCGCTTCCTGGGCATTCGCGACCTTGCTCCGATAGCGTCTGGGTTTCGGACT is a window from the Bacteroidetes bacterium SB0662_bin_6 genome containing:
- the lon gene encoding endopeptidase La, translating into MPARETYPYTSNHSARDVDDAEQFIPFPTPAEEKQMGMSDIPEELPVLALRNTVLYPGVVLPITLGRDASMQLVKDAFDGKRIIGAVAQKRSEVETPGTEDLYRLGTVADILKLIKIPGGPNSMIIQGKRRFEINEYIQTEPYFRASVSPIAEDWATDEVELKARIRSVKELAIQFINLSPHLPGEAALAIQQIDSPPLLIHFIASNLQISVEEKQALLELNELTLRADKLMEYLNREIQVLQVSEDIRSRVRTDVDKQQREYLLRQQMKIIQDELGESESAGDDVQELRSRAEKKELPDYVRETLDKEITRLARSNPASPDYAVTRNYLDWLLELPWLEYSKDDLDITRAAEVLDEDHYGLDQVKKRILEYLAVLHLKGDMKAPILCLHGPPGVGKTSLGKSIARAIGREFVRMSLGGIRDEAEIRGHRRTYVAALPGRIIQGIKKAGVNNPVFMLDEVDKIGADFRGDPSSALLEVLDPEQNDNFNDHYIELDYDLSKVFFIATANFPEMIPGPLRDRMESIEITGYTQEEKLRIAKQYLVPRQLEHNGLTAEQMTFEDEAIGTIIDGYTRESGVRKLERTIGAVARGVAKQIATGEAASATIRAKDLENYLGGRKHFPEVAQRTEVPGVATGLAWTPVGGDILFIEASVSRGNGKQVLTGKLGEVMKESAQAALSYVKSRADTLGIPEDAFRHWDVHVHVPAGAVPKDGPSAGAAMLSALVSIYTQRRVRHDVAMTGEITLRGLVLPVGGIKEKVLAARRAGIRTVVLPDKNEKDIKEIADGALEGLEILFAHRVEDVLDQVLEEKPVTDVQEMFCISPEEKHAEKPTAQDANGSTVVDVDVEIA
- the rsgA gene encoding ribosome small subunit-dependent GTPase A, with product MNASPDTDSARNTSPVDLVAGTVIRSTGSWCDVRTGEETIPARVRGRFQLGEQGATSPVAVGDRVMVKRNADATGVITQIHERKNQLGRRAAGRRVGREHILVANIDCVWIVQSIRLPRPNPGFVDRVLVTAEANEIPAGIVLNKSDLIQEEHAGIIAELRNNYARIGYPILTVSAKTGEGMEALREHLAGKTSVFTGPSGVGKSSLINVLEPGLDIKTSHVSTKTQKGRHTTAYATLFSLKSGGYIVDTPGIREFGVLYIDPWELSHYFIEFKPYLEACRFPTCTHDHEPDCTVKQGVTEGGISEQRYRSYLNILDTIRLGDKDVGR
- the topA gene encoding type I DNA topoisomerase; the protein is MKRLVVVESPTKARTIRNFLPADCQVEASMGHIRDLPQSASEIPKARREQLWEHYGVDVTKGFAPVYVVSPEKKKVVERLRKAIKSADELYIATDEDREGESIGWHIVEVLAPTIPVRRMVFHEITRSAIQRALEETRGIDRSLVDAQETRRILDRLVGYSISPLLWRKIAKGLSAGRVQSVATRLLVNREKERMAFVPALWLDLKALLAVRGETFTAEMTHYGGVRLAVGKDFDDHTGQLREGLVPGKDLLLLGEEQAGALVASLPNRTWRVVRVEDRVSSQSPYPPFITSTLQQEGSRKLGLSARRTMQIAQRLYEQGLITYMRTDSTQLSDEAIRGSRKAVERRYGKEYLSPKPRRYRSKVANAQEAHEAIRPAGSAMKTRDELGLSGAEGALYDLIWKRTVAGQMADARVRRVTVRIEAGEGEEAARFRASGKRIEFPGFYRAYVEGSDDPEAALEDRDNPLPQMAEGDQPDCRKVETVAHETKPPARYTEATLVRMLEKEGIGRPSTYASIIETIVRRDYVRRNGSQLAPTFTAFAAVQLLEDQFEQLVDVGFTAGMEQILDDIATGDRTSAGWLEHFYLGDGGLVEQVQAGQEGIDPRKISTVRSPKWDGMVVRVGRYGPYVEGEVDGASVRASVPRELPPGDIAAEDLRALLETSSEGNEERTICKHPDEGLDVLVRSGPYGPYVQLGRTEEVKGKPRRVSLPKGTPMDAVDPEMALALLELPRALGKHPGTGKPVLANIGRYGPYVQHERAFVSLTEADDVLVVGLDRALALLAQSGKAAGPLRVLGNHPESGDPVDVREGRYGPYVKHGKTNASLPKGVSPEEITLEKALELLAAKAGAKKGARGGSRKKRPAKK